In Natranaeroarchaeum aerophilus, a single genomic region encodes these proteins:
- the bcp gene encoding thioredoxin-dependent thiol peroxidase: MLEIGDAAPAFELQDQHGETVSLEEFEGRVVVYFYPRADTPGCTTEACSFRDRWEAFERRGIDVVGISDDPVEDLADFAGEYNLPIILLSDEDGTVASAYDSYGEKSMFGNTFDGVFRNTYVVEDGEIVAVYEGVDPEGHADEILAELV; the protein is encoded by the coding sequence ATGCTCGAGATCGGTGACGCTGCGCCAGCGTTCGAACTACAGGACCAGCATGGTGAGACGGTGTCACTCGAGGAGTTCGAGGGACGGGTAGTCGTCTACTTTTATCCCCGAGCTGACACGCCCGGCTGTACTACCGAAGCGTGTAGTTTCCGGGACCGATGGGAAGCGTTCGAACGGCGCGGGATCGACGTGGTGGGAATCAGCGACGATCCGGTCGAGGACCTCGCCGACTTCGCGGGGGAGTACAACCTGCCGATCATACTGTTGTCGGACGAAGACGGTACTGTCGCGAGCGCGTACGACTCCTACGGCGAAAAGTCGATGTTCGGCAACACCTTCGACGGCGTGTTCAGGAACACGTACGTCGTCGAGGACGGTGAGATCGTCGCCGTCTACGAGGGGGTCGATCCCGAGGGCCACGCCGACGAGATCCTCGCGGAGCTGGTGTAA
- a CDS encoding bacterio-opsin activator domain-containing protein encodes MATDSEPLASTRVLLAGTESWLGEFETALETRTGATVHSASTAEAAVDAVRNEGLDCVVTAHELEASTGIALLRSIRESSETIPVLFCTSSGDESVASEAVDADVSGYVPISTLDDAEIESIIERIEESVGTRRRKAQQHDRARQFDAIFQDPRTATWVLDPEGALRRANETGGEMIDGDVESVLGEEFWRLPSWSGDEGVQADVRRIVETAIAGRFGNAVVTRTFDPDVEVVDLSARPVHDDRGQLRSIVVEAVDISERVALERDLRRSEELHRVTLNNMTDTVLITDENGEYTYVCPNVNFIFGYTAAEIRELGSIEALLGEDLFDRAELAEEGVLKNIEVTATDKAGHEHTLLVNVREVSIQDGTLLYSCRDVTKRKQREVALATLQETAREFLYAETRREIAQQVVDDTAGVLDLDASAVYLFDVEANELQPAAGSPAMERLDGPLPVARANGEGLVSHSFVENEAMFFDDVHESPQLQDRATGLRSTAYIPLGNHGVFVAGSPSVGEFDDVLRELADLLAATAEAALDRVTRESQLRSQDRELQRQNNQLTRLNRINETIREIDQAVVQAETREEIDHTVCELLTVDDRFTFAWIGEESPATGTVEPRAWAGAEQGYLDSVTFTVDTTAVEPAGRTVATREITNVANVAGRLREEDWRTDALSRDFLSVISIPLEYNDLSYGVLNVYADTQAAFDETVRAVLRELGETIASATSAIERKNALVTRSVTRIEFEIDDPSFVLSKIAREADCELSYQGGIQQTADGSYVVVTVDGAAIDQVEHVAESLIAVDEVRQISGDESGGVLGLRLAQAFLATELADHGAVFRSASATPDSTTLVVEVPESVTPRHISQLIHELFTGVEIRSKQDIDRSSREPVRSRVFDELTDRQLEVTQTAYYSGFFESPREHTGAEVAEMLGISPPAFSTHIRTVERKLFSALFEEA; translated from the coding sequence ATGGCGACCGACTCGGAGCCGCTGGCGTCGACCCGCGTGCTACTTGCAGGGACGGAATCCTGGCTTGGGGAGTTCGAGACGGCCCTGGAAACACGTACCGGTGCCACAGTCCACTCCGCGTCGACCGCGGAAGCAGCGGTCGACGCCGTTCGTAACGAGGGGCTCGACTGTGTAGTGACGGCGCACGAACTCGAGGCGTCTACGGGGATCGCGCTCCTGCGATCAATTCGAGAATCCTCGGAGACGATCCCTGTTCTGTTCTGTACGAGTTCCGGCGACGAGTCCGTCGCCAGCGAGGCGGTCGATGCCGACGTCTCCGGATACGTCCCAATCAGTACCCTCGATGACGCCGAAATCGAGTCGATCATCGAGCGTATCGAGGAAAGCGTGGGAACACGTCGTCGAAAAGCACAACAGCACGACCGGGCGAGACAGTTCGACGCCATCTTTCAGGACCCTCGTACTGCGACGTGGGTGCTCGATCCGGAGGGGGCGCTACGGCGAGCGAACGAAACCGGAGGCGAAATGATCGATGGAGATGTCGAATCGGTTCTCGGTGAGGAGTTCTGGCGGCTCCCGTCGTGGTCCGGCGACGAAGGGGTACAGGCAGACGTCCGCCGGATCGTCGAAACGGCTATCGCCGGACGGTTCGGTAACGCAGTGGTGACTCGGACCTTCGATCCGGACGTGGAAGTCGTCGACCTCTCGGCCAGACCGGTCCACGACGACCGGGGCCAACTCCGGTCGATCGTCGTCGAAGCAGTCGATATCTCCGAGCGAGTTGCACTTGAACGGGATCTTCGCCGCTCCGAAGAGCTCCACCGGGTCACGCTCAACAATATGACGGACACGGTACTGATAACAGACGAGAACGGGGAGTACACTTACGTCTGTCCGAACGTCAACTTCATTTTCGGCTATACCGCAGCGGAGATCCGGGAGCTTGGTTCAATCGAGGCCCTGCTCGGTGAGGACCTGTTCGATCGTGCAGAGCTTGCCGAGGAGGGTGTACTCAAAAACATCGAGGTCACCGCGACTGACAAGGCGGGCCACGAGCACACGCTGCTCGTCAACGTCCGCGAAGTATCGATTCAGGACGGGACGCTACTGTATAGCTGTCGAGACGTGACGAAGCGAAAGCAACGGGAGGTGGCTCTGGCAACGCTACAGGAGACGGCCAGAGAGTTCCTGTACGCGGAGACCAGACGGGAGATCGCACAGCAGGTCGTCGACGACACTGCGGGCGTTCTTGATCTGGATGCAAGCGCAGTCTACCTGTTCGACGTAGAAGCAAACGAGCTACAACCGGCCGCAGGGTCGCCCGCAATGGAGCGACTGGACGGCCCGCTTCCGGTCGCACGAGCTAACGGGGAGGGGCTGGTCAGCCACAGCTTCGTCGAGAACGAGGCGATGTTCTTCGACGACGTCCACGAGTCACCACAGCTTCAGGATCGCGCAACCGGACTTCGAAGTACGGCATATATTCCCCTTGGAAACCACGGGGTGTTCGTCGCCGGGTCGCCATCGGTCGGCGAGTTCGACGACGTGTTGCGAGAGCTCGCGGATCTACTGGCAGCAACAGCAGAAGCGGCGCTCGACCGTGTTACCCGTGAGAGCCAGCTCCGTAGCCAGGACAGGGAGCTACAGCGCCAGAACAACCAGCTCACGCGCCTGAACCGGATCAATGAAACGATCCGCGAGATCGACCAGGCGGTCGTACAGGCCGAAACCCGTGAGGAGATCGACCACACGGTCTGTGAGCTGTTAACGGTGGATGACCGCTTTACCTTCGCCTGGATCGGCGAGGAGAGTCCAGCAACAGGGACCGTCGAACCACGTGCGTGGGCCGGAGCCGAACAGGGGTATCTGGACAGTGTGACGTTTACGGTCGATACCACTGCGGTCGAACCCGCGGGAAGAACAGTCGCCACGCGCGAGATTACGAACGTCGCGAACGTTGCAGGCCGTCTCCGGGAGGAGGACTGGCGGACGGATGCCCTCTCACGGGATTTCCTGTCGGTGATCAGTATTCCGCTGGAGTACAATGACCTCTCATACGGTGTGTTGAACGTCTACGCCGATACGCAGGCTGCATTCGACGAGACGGTCCGGGCGGTGTTACGCGAACTCGGCGAAACTATCGCGTCCGCAACGAGTGCGATCGAGCGAAAGAACGCACTGGTGACACGCTCGGTGACCAGAATCGAGTTCGAAATCGACGATCCGAGCTTCGTCCTTTCGAAGATCGCTCGGGAGGCGGACTGTGAACTGTCCTATCAGGGAGGAATTCAGCAGACTGCCGATGGAAGTTACGTGGTCGTAACCGTCGATGGGGCCGCGATCGATCAGGTCGAGCACGTCGCGGAAAGCCTCATCGCGGTCGACGAGGTTCGACAGATCAGCGGGGACGAATCCGGTGGTGTCCTCGGCCTCAGACTTGCACAGGCGTTCCTCGCAACGGAACTCGCCGATCACGGAGCCGTGTTTCGGAGTGCATCTGCGACACCGGACTCGACGACACTGGTTGTTGAAGTCCCCGAGAGTGTCACGCCACGCCATATTAGCCAGCTCATCCACGAGTTGTTTACCGGCGTGGAGATCCGCTCGAAACAGGACATAGATCGATCCTCGAGGGAACCAGTTCGTTCCCGCGTCTTCGACGAGCTGACCGACCGACAGCTAGAAGTGACCCAGACGGCCTATTACAGCGGTTTTTTCGAGTCACCACGGGAACATACCGGTGCCGAAGTGGCCGAAATGCTTGGAATCTCCCCACCGGCATTTTCTACGCATATCAGGACAGTCGAACGAAAGCTGTTTTCGGCACTGTTCGAGGAAGCGTAG
- the rbcL gene encoding type III ribulose-bisphosphate carboxylase — translation MTGIEYDDFLDPEYEPVETDLVCEFRLDPAAGMSMDEAASRVASESSNGTWAPLQAGEDVTDLSAVAFDIDADRALVAYPAALFEAGSLPQILSCIAGNILGMKAVDSIRLMDCKWPASLVEGFRGPQFGSAVRSELLDADDRPITATVPKPKVGLSTDRHVEIGREAWRGGVDLLKDDENLTDQAFNPFEERTRRSLAARDELEDETGERKGYLINITAETDEMVRRAEFVADHGGRFVMVDIITTGWAALQTVREACEGLGLAIHAHRAMHAAFDRLDHHGVSMRCLAQFARLAGVDHIHTGTAGLGKLANEDTVGINEWLRSDLHGLNDVLPVASGGLHPGIVDQLLDAVGTNVCVQAGGGIHGHPDGTEAGARALREAVEAHVDGESLEHRAETVPELAAALDEWGTETPR, via the coding sequence ATGACGGGCATCGAGTACGACGACTTTCTGGATCCGGAGTACGAACCGGTCGAGACGGACCTCGTCTGCGAGTTCCGTCTCGATCCGGCTGCAGGGATGAGTATGGACGAAGCGGCGAGCCGCGTCGCATCCGAAAGCTCGAACGGAACGTGGGCCCCCCTGCAGGCGGGCGAGGACGTCACCGACCTCAGTGCCGTCGCCTTCGATATTGACGCTGATCGTGCGCTGGTCGCATACCCGGCCGCGCTGTTCGAGGCCGGGAGCCTCCCGCAGATCCTCTCGTGTATCGCCGGGAATATTCTGGGGATGAAAGCGGTCGACTCGATCCGGCTGATGGACTGTAAGTGGCCCGCCTCGCTCGTCGAGGGGTTTCGTGGCCCCCAGTTTGGCTCGGCAGTCCGGTCGGAGTTACTCGACGCTGATGACCGGCCGATCACGGCAACCGTCCCGAAGCCGAAAGTCGGGTTATCGACCGACCGGCACGTCGAGATCGGCCGGGAGGCGTGGCGCGGCGGCGTCGACCTCCTGAAAGACGACGAGAACCTGACTGATCAGGCATTCAATCCCTTCGAGGAGCGCACCAGACGGAGCCTCGCCGCTCGTGACGAACTCGAAGACGAGACGGGCGAGCGAAAGGGGTATCTGATCAATATTACCGCAGAAACCGACGAGATGGTCCGGCGAGCCGAGTTCGTCGCCGACCACGGCGGTCGGTTCGTGATGGTCGACATCATCACGACAGGCTGGGCCGCACTCCAGACCGTCCGTGAGGCCTGTGAGGGGCTCGGGCTGGCGATCCACGCTCACCGCGCAATGCATGCCGCCTTCGATCGGCTCGATCATCACGGCGTCTCGATGCGCTGTCTGGCACAGTTCGCCCGACTTGCGGGCGTCGACCACATCCACACCGGGACGGCGGGGCTCGGGAAGCTCGCCAACGAGGACACGGTCGGCATCAACGAGTGGCTCCGGAGCGACCTTCACGGACTGAACGACGTTCTCCCGGTCGCCTCCGGCGGACTTCATCCGGGCATCGTTGATCAGTTGCTCGACGCCGTCGGAACCAACGTCTGCGTACAGGCTGGCGGGGGAATCCACGGCCATCCCGACGGAACGGAGGCGGGCGCACGGGCGCTCCGGGAAGCCGTCGAGGCCCACGTCGATGGCGAGTCGCTGGAGCACCGTGCGGAAACGGTCCCGGAACTCGCCGCTGCGCTGGACGAGTGGGGGACCGAGACGCCGCGATAG
- a CDS encoding TrmB family transcriptional regulator: protein MEQDELTTVLQDAGLSPYQAEAYVTLLELGSASATDLADLSQVPDPRIYDVLRDLESKGFIETYEQDSLHARAHDPDEVLDDLRSRASKFESAASEIEERWSQPEMGQSKVSIVSRFETVIDSAKRYIGEADNQVQLAVTPNQFETLRPALVDAIDRDVLVKLSLHSAGRDEVDVNTVSGACTEARHRPLPSPFVVIVDRKQTCFAPHSDSINQYGVLVDDRSHTYVFHWFFLTSLWDVWEPLYTVHDEDRPDSYVNLRYFVRDVKPMFDNGADISLEIVGVDTLTGRSRTVQGKLVDISTTNEFDQIDREQTSPPSVAEFAGVAAVSVDTGDEVISVGGWGATMEDVEAERITVTSFDSE from the coding sequence ATGGAGCAAGACGAGTTGACGACCGTCCTGCAGGACGCCGGGCTCTCGCCGTATCAGGCCGAGGCGTACGTGACACTACTTGAACTCGGTTCGGCGTCCGCAACGGATCTCGCTGATCTCAGTCAGGTTCCGGACCCACGAATCTACGACGTGCTCCGCGATCTGGAGTCGAAGGGGTTCATCGAAACCTACGAACAGGACAGTCTCCACGCCCGCGCCCACGATCCCGACGAAGTCCTTGACGACCTGCGCTCGCGTGCGTCGAAATTCGAGAGCGCCGCCAGCGAGATCGAAGAGCGCTGGAGCCAGCCGGAGATGGGCCAGAGCAAAGTGAGCATTGTCTCCCGCTTCGAGACTGTGATCGACAGTGCGAAGCGATATATCGGGGAGGCAGATAATCAGGTCCAGCTTGCCGTCACGCCCAACCAGTTCGAGACGCTGCGTCCAGCGCTCGTCGACGCAATAGACAGGGACGTGCTGGTCAAACTCTCGCTCCACTCCGCTGGCCGTGACGAAGTCGACGTGAACACGGTGTCCGGTGCGTGTACGGAGGCCCGTCATCGCCCGCTTCCCTCGCCGTTCGTCGTGATCGTCGACAGAAAACAGACATGTTTCGCACCACATAGCGACTCGATCAATCAGTACGGTGTCCTCGTCGACGACCGAAGCCACACCTACGTGTTTCACTGGTTCTTCCTCACCTCCCTGTGGGATGTCTGGGAGCCCCTCTATACGGTTCACGACGAGGACCGGCCAGATAGTTACGTCAACCTTCGATACTTCGTGCGCGACGTCAAGCCGATGTTCGACAACGGAGCGGACATCAGTCTCGAAATCGTTGGCGTCGACACGTTGACAGGGCGCTCACGGACGGTTCAGGGGAAACTCGTTGACATCAGTACGACCAACGAGTTCGACCAGATCGACCGCGAGCAAACGTCGCCTCCGTCGGTGGCCGAGTTCGCGGGCGTCGCCGCAGTCAGCGTCGATACTGGTGACGAGGTTATCTCGGTCGGCGGGTGGGGTGCGACCATGGAGGACGTCGAAGCCGAGCGGATCACGGTGACGAGTTTCGACTCGGAGTGA
- a CDS encoding NOP5/NOP56 family protein, with translation MNEDVASPGWFADVDHTDAEAAATRIRTGEAETPEAWPAIAVETGTVSDEQAYYDALRAATLRAARDAVTERERADDRQLIHAVRSMDDCDRVANELAERLTEWAGSLDDEAGAGVEYARQIAGADDHEPQLVSLAERIVDLAEEAEELRTFIERRAPDVAPNLAALAGPVLAARLISLAGDLESLAKKPSGTVQVLGAEDALFAHLRGHGTSPKHGVIFTHEYVRGTDPDERGSAARALAGKLSIAARIDYYSGEYNAELEAELDRRIERIRTRGDAE, from the coding sequence ATGAACGAGGACGTAGCGTCCCCTGGCTGGTTCGCCGATGTGGACCATACGGACGCGGAGGCTGCCGCGACACGGATCCGAACCGGCGAGGCGGAGACGCCGGAGGCGTGGCCAGCGATTGCGGTCGAGACGGGTACGGTGTCGGACGAGCAAGCGTACTACGATGCGCTGAGAGCGGCGACACTTCGGGCCGCCCGGGACGCCGTCACCGAGCGAGAGCGAGCAGACGACCGACAGCTGATCCACGCCGTTCGCTCGATGGACGATTGTGACAGAGTCGCCAATGAACTCGCCGAACGTCTCACCGAGTGGGCAGGGAGTCTGGACGACGAGGCGGGAGCAGGCGTCGAGTACGCCCGCCAGATCGCGGGTGCTGACGACCACGAGCCGCAGCTCGTCTCGCTTGCCGAGCGGATCGTCGACCTCGCGGAGGAGGCCGAGGAGCTACGCACATTCATCGAGCGGCGTGCGCCGGATGTCGCACCGAACCTCGCGGCGCTCGCCGGACCCGTCCTTGCCGCACGACTGATCTCGCTTGCTGGCGATCTGGAGTCACTGGCGAAAAAGCCAAGCGGCACTGTCCAGGTCCTCGGTGCGGAAGACGCGCTGTTCGCCCATCTGCGGGGGCACGGAACCTCGCCGAAACACGGCGTCATCTTCACCCACGAGTACGTCCGCGGGACGGACCCGGACGAGCGCGGATCCGCTGCACGTGCGCTTGCCGGAAAGCTCTCGATCGCCGCCCGAATTGATTACTACTCGGGCGAGTACAACGCCGAACTGGAGGCCGAACTCGATCGGCGCATCGAGCGGATTCGCACGCGAGGTGACGCGGAATGA
- the trmB gene encoding HTH-type sugar sensing transcriptional regulator TrmB encodes MSSEDLRGQLERVGDRFDLGEYEIDAYLAVLEQGTLTASEIAESTEIPQPRVYDTVRSLSDRGLVELRESRPMKITAVDPSMAFGEVTESIDEMIAELDARYTAPARDTEAVSLVKSRSTILKYVEDAIESAEYELALSLTPELLERFEDQLRRQCANGVTIDLLLTPAAEVHDPERYEYLDVATTVRARNGITTPIIAVADWEYSVYATQDAIRNNDRDRYGVIFNRSALGFLVSGFFGTVLWTTASRTLAENGAGRSFPRRYASIRRCVKDLHNDGGEFYATIEGRDVKTGRKRSVSGKIIDVEFDPSEQVAGLTVDTGDERLAIGGLVAAFEDIEAHEIHVGRETPPDTGQ; translated from the coding sequence ATGAGCTCCGAGGATCTGCGTGGACAACTGGAACGAGTCGGGGATCGGTTCGATCTCGGAGAGTACGAGATCGATGCCTATCTAGCGGTGCTGGAACAGGGAACACTGACTGCAAGCGAGATCGCGGAGAGTACGGAGATACCACAGCCGCGTGTGTACGACACGGTTCGGAGCCTTAGCGACCGGGGGCTGGTAGAGCTCCGGGAGTCACGACCGATGAAGATCACGGCCGTCGATCCATCCATGGCCTTCGGGGAGGTCACCGAGTCTATCGACGAGATGATTGCCGAACTCGACGCACGCTACACAGCACCGGCGCGTGACACCGAGGCGGTATCGCTTGTCAAGTCCCGGTCGACGATTCTCAAATACGTCGAGGATGCCATCGAGTCGGCCGAGTACGAACTGGCGTTATCGCTGACCCCCGAACTTCTAGAGCGGTTCGAGGACCAGCTGAGAAGACAGTGTGCAAACGGGGTCACGATCGATCTACTGCTCACCCCAGCAGCGGAGGTCCACGATCCGGAGCGCTACGAGTACCTCGACGTTGCAACTACCGTGCGGGCCAGAAACGGCATCACTACACCGATCATTGCCGTTGCGGACTGGGAGTACTCGGTCTACGCCACACAGGACGCCATCCGAAACAACGACCGGGACCGCTACGGCGTGATCTTCAATCGCTCCGCGCTCGGCTTTCTCGTGTCCGGATTTTTCGGAACCGTACTGTGGACGACCGCTTCGAGGACGCTCGCGGAGAACGGGGCGGGCCGGTCGTTTCCCCGCCGCTACGCTTCGATTCGGCGATGTGTCAAGGACCTCCACAACGACGGCGGGGAGTTCTATGCAACGATCGAGGGGCGGGACGTCAAGACGGGACGTAAACGCAGTGTGAGTGGAAAAATCATCGATGTCGAGTTCGACCCGTCGGAGCAGGTAGCGGGACTCACTGTCGATACCGGGGACGAACGGCTTGCTATCGGTGGATTGGTCGCCGCCTTCGAGGATATCGAGGCTCACGAGATCCACGTTGGACGGGAGACTCCGCCGGACACAGGACAGTAG
- a CDS encoding sensor histidine kinase, with amino-acid sequence MELRRKFLLSLALLGLVISGVMFVTFESQRSAAIADAQADVNDSADQTASVLDQQLRENHRTLRVAADDPRLLEHGSEEQRAAMEGVWELNGIGGVSVVNGDGEMVNILTADGESSDDVLGEDYRDREYVSRALAGGEHISEPLLAETGNRIVVLSVPIYDDGEVVGTLNAALYLDGAFFESAVSRQDTAETAVSVSSVNQTLFERQERFDTTISGSAIVPSTGWVVTVDHRESAVTEQIHQLALVQFLSGLVLLGAVGGFGGWIYRNHIRQTERLRVRLERLERRQYDQKIPLAGSPEWVEISDAVDRLTATLARREQMLLVLNRLLRHNLRNTLNVVMGQAEQLDTDDDSGTVEITEACDQLLTLSDRARMTEKLLLRGTTDHDETVDLVEIVERQVATFQERYPDATVTLDHPESAPVAVGPDFPTAVDELLTNAGAHAGSEPAVDITISQHNGTVSLTISDDGDGIPPDERLVISGEQRISHLNHSGGLGLWLVDWIVSQSGGTVEIRCDSGTTVVISVPATEGDGEPQ; translated from the coding sequence ATGGAACTCCGCCGGAAGTTCCTGTTGAGTCTGGCCCTCCTTGGCCTGGTCATCAGCGGGGTGATGTTCGTAACCTTCGAATCACAGCGATCGGCCGCGATAGCCGATGCACAGGCGGATGTCAACGACAGCGCAGACCAGACGGCATCGGTACTGGACCAGCAACTCCGGGAGAATCATCGAACTCTCCGGGTGGCTGCGGATGATCCGCGGCTACTCGAACACGGTTCAGAGGAGCAACGAGCAGCGATGGAGGGTGTGTGGGAACTCAACGGGATCGGCGGTGTCTCGGTGGTCAACGGCGACGGTGAGATGGTCAATATCCTCACGGCGGACGGCGAGTCGTCCGATGACGTTCTTGGAGAGGATTATCGCGACCGCGAGTACGTAAGCAGAGCACTTGCTGGTGGAGAGCACATTAGCGAGCCGCTTCTCGCGGAAACGGGGAACCGAATCGTCGTACTGAGCGTCCCTATCTACGATGACGGCGAGGTCGTCGGGACGCTGAACGCCGCGCTGTATCTGGACGGGGCGTTCTTCGAGTCGGCAGTCAGTCGTCAGGACACTGCAGAGACGGCAGTATCAGTTAGCTCAGTAAACCAGACGTTATTCGAGCGACAGGAGCGGTTCGACACGACGATCAGTGGCTCCGCTATCGTCCCCAGCACCGGCTGGGTCGTCACGGTCGACCATCGCGAGTCAGCGGTGACCGAACAGATCCACCAGCTAGCGCTCGTACAATTCCTCTCGGGGCTCGTCTTGCTCGGCGCGGTAGGTGGGTTCGGGGGGTGGATATATCGGAACCATATTCGCCAGACAGAACGGCTTCGGGTGCGTCTGGAGCGGCTCGAACGGCGGCAGTACGACCAGAAGATACCGCTTGCCGGGAGTCCCGAATGGGTCGAGATCAGCGACGCGGTCGATCGGCTCACCGCAACGCTCGCCCGACGTGAACAGATGTTGCTCGTATTAAATCGGCTGTTGCGCCACAACCTGCGGAACACGCTCAACGTCGTGATGGGTCAGGCAGAGCAACTCGACACGGACGACGACAGTGGAACAGTCGAGATTACCGAGGCCTGTGACCAGCTTCTGACGCTGAGCGACCGGGCGCGAATGACCGAAAAGCTGCTACTGAGGGGTACCACTGATCACGACGAGACCGTCGATCTCGTCGAAATCGTCGAACGGCAGGTGGCGACCTTCCAGGAACGGTACCCGGATGCCACCGTGACGCTCGATCACCCAGAGTCTGCCCCCGTCGCTGTCGGTCCCGACTTTCCAACCGCAGTGGACGAACTGCTGACGAACGCCGGAGCACACGCAGGATCGGAGCCGGCTGTTGACATCACGATTAGCCAACACAACGGGACGGTTTCGTTGACTATCAGTGATGATGGAGACGGGATACCCCCGGACGAACGGCTAGTGATCAGTGGCGAGCAACGGATCTCGCATCTCAACCATAGTGGTGGACTCGGTCTCTGGCTCGTCGACTGGATCGTGTCACAGTCGGGGGGTACAGTCGAGATCCGATGTGATTCGGGAACGACAGTGGTAATCAGCGTTCCTGCAACCGAAGGCGATGGCGAGCCTCAATAG
- a CDS encoding fibrillarin-like rRNA/tRNA 2'-O-methyltransferase, whose product MSLPDSVTRREFDGEDRLATRGQPVYGEPTDGDWRLWDARRSKLGAMFELGMETGLEDGDRVLYLGAASGTTVSHVADFSGPTYAVEFATRPARDLLDVAESRDRLFPLVKDARTPERYAHVVENDLDAIVQDVATSGQARVALENKRFLAEDGRLVAAFKARSEDVTADPDDVFEGVLATLENGYEILDTERMEPFHDDHLAVIATPK is encoded by the coding sequence ATGAGCCTACCGGACAGCGTCACGCGCCGAGAGTTCGACGGCGAGGACCGACTCGCCACTCGCGGCCAGCCGGTCTACGGCGAGCCGACCGACGGCGACTGGCGGCTCTGGGATGCCCGTCGCTCGAAGCTCGGCGCGATGTTCGAGCTGGGGATGGAGACGGGCCTCGAAGACGGCGATCGCGTCCTCTATCTCGGTGCCGCAAGCGGGACTACGGTGAGCCACGTTGCTGACTTCTCCGGGCCGACGTACGCGGTCGAGTTCGCTACACGACCCGCCAGAGACCTGCTCGACGTCGCCGAGAGCCGCGATCGACTGTTCCCGCTGGTGAAAGACGCCCGGACGCCGGAGCGGTACGCCCACGTCGTCGAGAACGACCTCGACGCAATCGTCCAGGACGTTGCGACGAGCGGTCAGGCCCGTGTTGCGCTCGAGAATAAGCGGTTTCTCGCCGAGGACGGGCGACTCGTCGCCGCGTTCAAGGCACGAAGCGAGGACGTCACCGCCGATCCCGACGACGTCTTCGAGGGAGTGCTGGCGACGCTGGAGAACGGCTACGAGATCCTCGACACCGAACGTATGGAGCCGTTCCACGACGACCATCTGGCGGTTATCGCGACGCCGAAGTAG